The following proteins are encoded in a genomic region of Triticum dicoccoides isolate Atlit2015 ecotype Zavitan chromosome 1B, WEW_v2.0, whole genome shotgun sequence:
- the LOC119350224 gene encoding cytochrome P450 71A1-like, whose translation MLICLGPLPTLVISSANVVREVLQLQDHALANQPALAIPRWLLYGCTDIAFAPHGAYWRGVFKIAMPHLLSPTRVRAYRSMREEVAELVRKVEQQSQEGGGVVWSSELLSGFAKDVNGRIVLGVRASGRAGWHAKVGTLLD comes from the coding sequence ATGCTGATCTGCCTTGGCCCCTTGCCCACCCTGGTCATCTCATCCGCTAACGTGGTGCGCGAGGTGCTGCAGTTGCAGGACCACGCCCTCGCCAACCAGCCCGCGCTCGCCATCCCGCGGTGGCTCCTCTACGGCTGCACGGACATCGCCTTCGCTCCCCACGGCGCCTACTGGCGCGGTGTGTTCAAGATCGCCATGCCCCACCTGCTGAGCCCCACCAGGGTACGCGCCTACCGCAGCATGCGCGAGGAGGTGGCCGAGCTTGTCCGGAAGGTGGAGCAGCAGTCACAAGAAGGCGGCGGTGTGGTGTGGTCGAGCGAGCTCCTGAGCGGCTTCGCCAAGGACGTGAACGGGCGAATCGTGCTTGGGGTGCGCGCCTCGGGCAGGGCCGGGTGGCACGCCAAGGTGGGCACGCTGCTTGATTGA